The Lewinellaceae bacterium genome includes a region encoding these proteins:
- a CDS encoding class I SAM-dependent methyltransferase encodes MNISELNHELQNIDIYLLDQIMKGRYLPGEKILDAGCGGGRNLFWLLKNGYDVYGVDAKGEALASLVQTANSLDISIDANKLKVGDLISLEFDSETFDHIICSAVLHFAKSHTAFRQMFAEMIRVLKPGGTLFIRMTSDIGIENRVQEIENGVYNIPDGSIRYLLTREMLAAIMTFHPLSFVEPFKTVNVNDERCMSTLVVRKGV; translated from the coding sequence ATGAACATTTCCGAATTAAACCACGAACTACAAAACATCGACATCTACCTGCTCGACCAGATCATGAAGGGTCGTTACCTGCCCGGAGAAAAAATCCTCGATGCCGGCTGTGGCGGCGGGCGCAACCTGTTTTGGTTATTGAAAAACGGTTATGATGTGTACGGCGTAGATGCCAAAGGAGAGGCGCTGGCCTCCCTGGTACAAACTGCTAACTCCCTGGATATTTCCATAGATGCCAACAAACTCAAAGTCGGCGACCTGATATCCCTGGAATTTGATTCCGAAACCTTTGATCATATCATCTGCAGTGCGGTCCTTCATTTTGCGAAGAGCCATACAGCCTTCCGGCAAATGTTTGCAGAAATGATCCGCGTCTTAAAACCCGGCGGCACCCTCTTTATCCGCATGACTTCCGACATTGGTATCGAAAACCGGGTGCAGGAAATAGAAAACGGCGTGTACAACATTCCCGACGGTTCCATCCGGTACCTGCTCACCAGGGAAATGCTGGCAGCGATCATGACATTCCACCCCTTGTCTTTTGTGGAGCCTTTCAAAACGGTCAATGTGAATGATGAAAGGTGTATGAGTACGCTGGTGGTGCGGAAAGGGGTATAA
- a CDS encoding fasciclin domain-containing protein, whose protein sequence is MQNLKFLFSGLLILSLFTFTSCDDTDDPTPTPEPKDIVETAMATDDLSMLVDAVVQAGLVETLQGDGPFTVFAPTNAAFQALLDSNPAWNSLSDIDNATLANILKFHVIAADVKSTDLTDSYVTTLAAGPNDEQVVLQVDVTGGVKFNGSATPATVDVATTNGTVHIINEVMLPPSVVNLALNNPAFSTLVAALTRSDLTTDYVSILSGNGPFTVFAPTNEAFQALLDSNPDWNGLDDIPVTTLEAVLNYHVVSGANVQSKDLTNQQEVTALGGTFTIDLTDGPKIKTTSNQTVGITFTDVQGANGVVHVIDAILLP, encoded by the coding sequence ATGCAGAATTTAAAATTTTTATTTTCCGGACTTTTAATACTCAGCTTGTTTACATTCACCTCATGTGATGATACTGATGATCCAACTCCAACTCCTGAACCAAAAGACATCGTAGAAACAGCTATGGCGACTGATGATCTGAGCATGTTAGTTGATGCTGTTGTGCAGGCGGGCTTAGTGGAAACTTTGCAAGGTGATGGCCCCTTTACGGTATTTGCACCAACCAATGCCGCGTTTCAGGCTTTATTGGATTCAAATCCTGCCTGGAATTCACTGAGTGATATTGATAATGCAACCCTGGCAAACATCTTGAAATTTCATGTTATCGCAGCTGATGTGAAATCTACAGACCTCACTGATTCCTATGTAACGACATTGGCCGCAGGACCCAATGACGAGCAGGTTGTTTTGCAGGTTGATGTTACCGGTGGCGTAAAATTCAACGGTTCAGCAACACCTGCAACAGTTGATGTTGCAACCACCAATGGTACAGTACATATTATCAATGAAGTTATGTTGCCACCGTCAGTAGTAAACCTTGCTTTAAATAATCCTGCGTTTTCAACCCTTGTAGCGGCACTGACGAGAAGTGATCTGACTACGGATTATGTATCCATTTTGTCAGGTAATGGTCCGTTTACCGTATTTGCACCAACCAACGAGGCATTCCAGGCATTACTGGACTCTAACCCGGATTGGAATGGTCTGGATGATATTCCGGTGACTACTTTAGAAGCTGTATTGAACTACCATGTTGTAAGTGGCGCTAACGTACAATCTAAAGATTTGACGAATCAGCAGGAAGTGACTGCCTTAGGGGGTACATTTACAATTGACCTTACTGATGGCCCAAAAATTAAAACCACAAGTAACCAAACTGTAGGTATTACCTTTACCGATGTACAGGGTGCGAATGGCGTGGTACATGTTATTGATGCTATTCTTTTGCCATAA
- a CDS encoding Uma2 family endonuclease, translating to MITSIDQLNPQKKYSYADYLKWQFDELVELINGKLFRMSPAPSRLHQKISFAISGNFYNFFQGKSCDVYHAPFDVRLPDPKKSSGDEKVFSVVQPDICIICDKEKLDDRGCIGAPDLIVEILSPATRKKDLNEKFDLYEQSGVLEYWIVQPNDQTITVFDLTNDKYLLRKIYGAEEMISGGVFPELVIDLTKVFEIPEL from the coding sequence ATTATTACCAGTATCGATCAACTCAATCCTCAAAAAAAGTATTCGTATGCCGATTACTTAAAATGGCAATTTGATGAATTGGTCGAGCTCATTAATGGAAAATTATTCCGGATGAGCCCGGCTCCATCCAGGTTACATCAGAAGATTTCCTTTGCAATAAGCGGAAATTTCTACAATTTTTTTCAAGGAAAAAGTTGCGATGTTTACCATGCTCCTTTTGATGTGAGACTGCCTGACCCGAAAAAGTCTAGCGGTGACGAGAAGGTTTTTTCTGTGGTTCAACCCGATATTTGCATCATTTGCGATAAGGAAAAACTCGACGACAGAGGTTGTATCGGTGCTCCTGATCTCATCGTGGAAATTTTATCTCCGGCCACAAGAAAAAAGGACCTCAATGAAAAATTCGACCTCTACGAACAATCCGGTGTATTGGAATACTGGATCGTTCAACCGAATGATCAGACGATTACTGTTTTTGATCTGACGAACGATAAATACCTGCTCAGAAAAATTTACGGTGCGGAGGAAATGATCTCCGGAGGTGTTTTTCCTGAATTGGTGATTGATTTGACCAAGGTTTTTGAAATTCCTGAGCTATAA
- a CDS encoding 3'-5' exonuclease yields MTNIGSILFLDVETVSGKATHAELDETFKGLWKLKARSVLRKYDEEVTDEEAADAYNERAGIFAEFGKIICISVGLVYRDKDNKKLAVRLKSFADDDESKVLKDFCELLNQHYNNPMKHNLCGHNIREFDIPYICRRLLINQLPLPAMMDIAGKKPWETKHLIDTLEFWKFGDYKNYTSLKLLAAVFGFPSPKDDIDGSEVGRVYWEEKDLKRIATYCEKDVLATVQLYLRYNLMPLLEEENILFVEG; encoded by the coding sequence ATGACAAACATAGGCAGCATTCTCTTTCTGGATGTAGAAACTGTATCAGGGAAGGCCACTCATGCGGAGTTGGATGAAACTTTTAAAGGATTGTGGAAACTCAAAGCCCGCAGCGTTTTGCGCAAATATGACGAAGAAGTCACCGATGAAGAAGCCGCCGATGCCTACAATGAGAGGGCCGGCATCTTTGCCGAATTCGGAAAAATCATCTGCATCTCGGTAGGGCTCGTTTACCGCGACAAGGACAATAAAAAACTGGCCGTTCGCCTCAAATCTTTTGCCGATGACGACGAAAGCAAAGTGTTGAAAGATTTTTGTGAATTGCTCAACCAGCATTACAACAACCCCATGAAACACAACCTCTGCGGCCACAACATCCGCGAATTCGACATCCCCTACATTTGCCGGCGCCTGCTCATCAATCAACTGCCCTTGCCCGCCATGATGGATATTGCCGGCAAAAAACCGTGGGAAACCAAACACCTGATCGACACCCTTGAATTCTGGAAATTTGGGGATTATAAAAATTATACATCCCTGAAATTACTGGCTGCCGTTTTCGGCTTCCCTTCTCCAAAGGACGATATCGACGGCAGTGAAGTGGGCCGCGTGTATTGGGAAGAAAAAGACCTGAAACGAATCGCCACCTATTGTGAAAAAGATGTGCTGGCTACGGTGCAACTTTATTTGAGGTATAACTTGATGCCGCTGCTGGAGGAGGAGAATATTTTGTTTGTTGAAGGCTAG
- a CDS encoding T9SS type A sorting domain-containing protein, translating into MQNKLFFSLSFLLPFTFLFYGYVSEDTIVKEINYHPENFLSTELPNGFNDLFAGSGECAFCHQDITSNTGENVSIADDWRSTMMANSAKDPFWRAKVSHEILAVPQNQEIIESTCTKCHAPAGNKNAHFLGQMGYTLQEMENDPIALDGVTCTVCHQIPQESMGNFSGNFLTGEDRLMWGPYSFELFAMPMVEHTNYTPTYGSQIHNAKLCASCHTLITNTVDLEGNFTGGTFVEQAIFHEWQNSSYPSMGVSCQTCHIPQTDDGVVISSRPPWLDTERSPFGKHELAGANVFMLNLLKNNAEAIGVTATGAQFDNTITRTLAMLQQKTLDAQLTQTERTADTLFLELSLMNKAGHKFPSGYPSRRAFVSLMVINEANDTLFHSGQMDDAFQLLHENETYEPHYNMINNEEQVQIYEMVMGDVAGNVTTVLERANTQIKDNRLPPVGFNTTHFGYDTVQIKGHAFADPDFNKNGTEQGTGKDKVHFHIPLNGESGDLAVVARVYYQTVSSKWLNEMFSHSSDEIDTFKSFYEDADKTPTVVSETAIVSSLTSADDPGLRNSINIFPNPAQDSFVVESTQFDITNIELFTLNGKSVPFEMTQNTISNNFLIKVTEAKGLFLLKVHLDKNKSVIYKVALVE; encoded by the coding sequence ATGCAAAATAAATTATTCTTCTCCCTAAGCTTTTTGCTCCCTTTTACTTTCCTGTTTTACGGGTATGTCAGCGAAGATACCATAGTAAAAGAAATCAATTACCATCCGGAAAATTTCCTGAGCACGGAATTGCCAAACGGGTTCAATGATCTTTTTGCCGGGTCTGGAGAATGTGCCTTTTGCCACCAGGATATAACCTCCAATACCGGCGAAAATGTAAGCATAGCAGACGACTGGCGTTCGACGATGATGGCGAATTCCGCAAAAGATCCCTTCTGGAGGGCAAAAGTCAGCCATGAAATCCTGGCTGTTCCCCAAAACCAGGAAATCATCGAAAGTACTTGTACCAAATGCCACGCTCCTGCCGGCAATAAAAATGCCCATTTCCTGGGGCAAATGGGATATACGCTGCAAGAAATGGAAAATGACCCCATTGCGCTCGACGGGGTTACCTGTACCGTCTGTCACCAGATTCCCCAGGAGTCCATGGGCAATTTCTCCGGCAATTTCCTCACCGGGGAAGACCGGCTAATGTGGGGACCCTACAGTTTTGAATTATTTGCCATGCCCATGGTAGAACACACAAACTATACCCCAACTTATGGCAGCCAGATCCACAATGCGAAATTATGCGCCTCCTGCCATACCCTCATTACCAACACCGTGGATCTTGAGGGCAATTTTACCGGAGGTACTTTCGTAGAACAGGCCATCTTCCACGAATGGCAAAACTCCTCCTATCCATCAATGGGGGTATCCTGCCAGACTTGCCACATTCCTCAAACAGACGACGGGGTGGTTATTTCCAGCCGTCCGCCATGGCTGGACACGGAGCGTTCCCCTTTTGGCAAACACGAACTGGCGGGAGCGAACGTTTTTATGCTCAACCTCCTCAAAAATAATGCTGAAGCTATCGGAGTCACGGCTACCGGGGCGCAATTTGATAATACCATCACCCGAACCCTGGCCATGCTGCAGCAAAAAACACTGGATGCCCAGCTGACCCAAACGGAAAGAACAGCAGATACGCTCTTCCTTGAACTGAGCCTGATGAATAAAGCGGGGCACAAATTTCCGTCGGGTTATCCCAGTCGCAGGGCTTTTGTCAGTCTCATGGTGATCAATGAAGCAAACGATACCCTTTTTCATAGTGGCCAAATGGATGATGCATTCCAGTTGCTGCATGAAAATGAAACTTACGAGCCCCACTATAATATGATCAACAACGAAGAACAGGTACAGATCTATGAAATGGTTATGGGCGATGTGGCCGGTAATGTGACTACTGTTTTGGAAAGAGCAAACACCCAAATTAAAGATAACCGCCTTCCCCCTGTTGGATTTAACACTACCCATTTTGGTTATGACACCGTACAGATTAAGGGCCATGCATTTGCAGATCCCGACTTTAATAAAAACGGCACGGAGCAAGGCACCGGGAAAGATAAGGTCCATTTCCACATTCCCTTGAATGGCGAATCGGGTGACCTCGCAGTGGTGGCCAGGGTATATTACCAGACCGTTTCTTCCAAATGGCTCAACGAAATGTTCAGCCATTCTTCCGACGAAATTGATACTTTCAAATCCTTTTATGAAGACGCCGATAAAACGCCGACAGTAGTAAGTGAAACGGCCATTGTCAGTTCACTCACTTCTGCAGATGACCCGGGATTGAGAAATTCCATCAATATTTTTCCCAATCCGGCTCAGGATTCTTTTGTTGTGGAAAGTACCCAATTCGATATTACCAACATAGAATTGTTCACACTCAATGGAAAATCAGTACCCTTTGAAATGACCCAAAATACAATTTCCAACAACTTTTTGATCAAGGTAACAGAAGCTAAGGGGCTATTCTTATTGAAGGTGCATTTGGATAAAAACAAATCCGTGATTTATAAAGTGGCGTTAGTGGAATAG
- the metH gene encoding methionine synthase — MTNNIDDILKERILVLDGAMGTMIQQYKLSEEDFRGDRFADAPKDLRGNNDILSITQPQIIEAIHRAYLEAGSDIIETNTFGATRIAQADYQMQAAAYDINYASAKIAKKAAEAYTALTPDKPRFVAGAMGPTNVTASLSPDVNDPGYRVVGFDQLKEAYYEQARGLVDGGADLLLVETIFDTLNAKAALFAIDQLFEDRGIKLPIMVSGTITDASGRTLSGQTVEAFWASISHIELLSVGLNCALGAKEMRPYIATLSKIANCYLSAYPNAGLPNEFGEYDQTPEIMEGYIRDFAGSGFVNIIGGCCGTTPDHIRAMAEGVKGLSPREIPEIPQYTTLSGLEPLVFRPDTNFVNIGERTNVTGSKKFARLILSDNYAEALSVAQQQVEGGAQIIDVNMDEAMLDSEEAMKNFLNLVMSEPEIAKLPIMIDSSKWSVIEAGLKCVQGKCIVNSISMKEGEAEFIRQAKLVRRYGAAAIVMAFDEQGQADTIERKVDICVRAYKILTQQIGFKPQDIIFDPNIFAIATGIEEHNEYAINFIEATRQIKKLCPGAKVSGGVSNISFSFRGNDPIREAMHSAFLYHAIQAGMDMGIVNAGMMEIYANIPQELLTGVEDVLFNRRPDATENLVKLAEATKGAGGKQLQKDLSWREGSVAERLSHALVKGITDFIEEDTEEARQQFEEPLSVIEGPLMDGMNIVGDLFGSGKMFLPQVVKSARVMKRSVAYLTPYIEASKKSSGARTRGKVLMATVKGDVHDIGKNIVGVVLGCNNYEIIDMGVMVPTDKIIKKAIEENVDIIGLSGLITPSLEEMVNVASEMERQKLTIPLVIGGATTSKTHTAVKIAPNYSGPAIYVLDASRSVGVLNSLLSNDDNKTAFVASIDEEYQRIRNNHTNRKANKVYLPLAKARANGVTIDWGNYTPPVPSQPGIHVFEDYSIEELVQYIDWTPFFTTWQLAGKFPAILQDNIVGVEAQKLYNDARSMLRRIIDEKWLKAKAVFGLFPANQNEPDSIDIYSDESRTSKLLTAQHLRQQLKKAPGLPNFCLSDFIAPASSGKQDYIGAFAVTAGIGIEKHIKRFEEDHDDYHAILLKALADRLAESLAERLHERIRKEYWGYAANESLDNDALIKEKYQGIRPAPGYPACPEHTEKELLWQLLDVENRTGIKLTESFAMYPAASVSGWYFSHPESKYFGLGKIGKDQVADYAARKGMTLEEAERWMAPVLNY; from the coding sequence ATGACTAATAATATCGACGATATACTCAAGGAAAGAATACTTGTTCTTGACGGGGCGATGGGTACTATGATCCAGCAATACAAACTGTCCGAAGAAGACTTTCGCGGCGATAGGTTTGCGGATGCCCCAAAAGACCTTCGGGGCAATAATGATATTTTATCCATCACCCAACCTCAAATCATTGAGGCCATTCACAGGGCTTACCTCGAAGCAGGTTCAGATATCATCGAGACCAATACTTTCGGAGCCACCCGCATTGCCCAGGCTGATTATCAAATGCAGGCGGCAGCTTACGATATCAATTACGCCTCGGCCAAAATCGCCAAAAAAGCAGCCGAAGCCTATACAGCCCTCACCCCCGATAAACCAAGATTCGTTGCCGGGGCAATGGGCCCGACCAATGTAACAGCCTCTCTTTCTCCTGATGTAAATGATCCCGGATACCGGGTGGTAGGCTTCGACCAACTGAAGGAAGCCTATTACGAACAAGCACGAGGCCTGGTGGATGGAGGCGCAGACCTTTTATTGGTGGAAACTATTTTTGATACCCTCAATGCCAAAGCGGCCTTGTTTGCCATCGACCAGCTTTTTGAGGATAGGGGGATTAAACTTCCTATCATGGTCTCGGGTACCATTACCGATGCCAGCGGCCGGACCTTATCCGGACAAACCGTGGAGGCTTTCTGGGCTTCCATTTCCCATATTGAGTTATTGAGTGTAGGGCTGAATTGTGCCCTGGGGGCGAAAGAAATGCGACCGTACATCGCCACCTTATCTAAAATCGCCAATTGTTATTTGAGCGCCTACCCCAACGCGGGCCTGCCCAACGAATTTGGTGAATACGATCAAACCCCGGAAATCATGGAAGGTTACATCCGCGATTTTGCCGGAAGCGGTTTTGTGAATATCATTGGCGGATGCTGCGGCACTACCCCTGATCATATTCGCGCCATGGCAGAAGGCGTGAAGGGTTTATCCCCCCGAGAGATCCCGGAAATCCCTCAATACACTACCCTTAGCGGGCTGGAACCCCTCGTCTTTCGTCCCGACACCAATTTTGTTAACATTGGAGAACGTACCAATGTGACCGGTTCCAAGAAATTTGCACGGCTCATTCTTTCGGATAATTATGCAGAGGCATTAAGTGTGGCCCAGCAGCAGGTGGAAGGCGGTGCCCAAATTATCGATGTCAACATGGACGAAGCCATGCTGGACTCCGAAGAGGCCATGAAAAACTTTCTCAACCTGGTGATGTCAGAACCTGAAATTGCCAAATTGCCGATCATGATCGATTCCTCCAAATGGAGCGTCATCGAAGCGGGTTTGAAATGCGTACAGGGCAAATGTATCGTCAACTCCATTTCCATGAAAGAAGGGGAAGCCGAGTTCATCCGTCAGGCCAAACTGGTAAGGCGTTATGGGGCTGCGGCGATCGTCATGGCTTTTGACGAACAAGGACAAGCCGATACCATCGAAAGAAAGGTGGACATTTGCGTGCGTGCCTATAAAATACTGACCCAACAAATAGGCTTCAAACCCCAGGACATTATTTTCGATCCCAATATTTTTGCCATCGCCACAGGAATTGAAGAACATAACGAATACGCCATCAACTTCATAGAAGCCACCCGGCAAATCAAAAAACTGTGTCCGGGGGCCAAGGTGAGCGGTGGGGTCAGTAACATCAGCTTCAGCTTCCGCGGAAACGACCCCATTCGGGAAGCCATGCACTCCGCCTTCCTCTACCACGCCATACAGGCCGGAATGGACATGGGCATCGTCAACGCAGGCATGATGGAAATTTATGCCAATATCCCGCAGGAGCTGCTCACCGGGGTGGAAGATGTACTTTTCAACAGAAGGCCCGATGCTACCGAAAATTTGGTCAAACTGGCCGAAGCGACCAAAGGAGCTGGTGGTAAACAATTGCAAAAAGATCTCTCCTGGCGGGAAGGCAGTGTAGCGGAACGACTTTCCCATGCACTGGTCAAAGGCATCACCGATTTTATTGAGGAAGATACTGAAGAAGCCCGCCAGCAATTTGAAGAACCTTTGAGTGTGATCGAAGGGCCGCTGATGGACGGGATGAATATCGTGGGAGACCTTTTTGGTTCAGGAAAAATGTTTTTACCCCAGGTGGTGAAAAGCGCCCGGGTGATGAAACGATCGGTAGCCTACCTGACGCCGTATATTGAAGCTTCCAAAAAATCTTCGGGAGCACGGACACGGGGCAAAGTTCTCATGGCCACCGTCAAAGGGGATGTTCATGATATCGGCAAAAATATCGTTGGCGTCGTTTTGGGTTGCAACAATTACGAGATCATCGACATGGGTGTCATGGTGCCCACAGACAAGATCATCAAAAAAGCCATTGAGGAAAACGTGGATATCATAGGTTTGAGTGGCCTGATCACGCCATCCCTGGAAGAAATGGTGAATGTCGCTTCAGAAATGGAACGTCAGAAACTGACCATTCCCCTCGTCATAGGAGGAGCCACTACCTCTAAAACACATACAGCGGTAAAAATTGCCCCCAATTATTCGGGGCCGGCCATTTATGTATTGGATGCTTCCCGGAGTGTGGGGGTTTTGAATTCCTTATTGAGCAATGATGACAATAAAACAGCCTTTGTGGCCTCCATTGATGAAGAATATCAACGAATCCGCAACAACCATACCAACCGGAAAGCCAATAAAGTTTACCTGCCGCTTGCAAAGGCCAGGGCCAATGGCGTGACAATCGACTGGGGAAATTACACCCCGCCAGTGCCTTCCCAACCGGGCATCCATGTTTTTGAGGATTATTCCATTGAAGAACTCGTACAATACATTGACTGGACTCCTTTTTTCACTACCTGGCAACTGGCCGGAAAATTCCCGGCAATACTCCAGGACAATATCGTCGGCGTGGAAGCACAAAAGCTGTATAACGATGCCAGGAGTATGCTAAGAAGGATCATCGACGAAAAATGGCTTAAGGCCAAAGCGGTATTCGGCTTGTTCCCGGCCAATCAGAATGAACCCGATAGTATCGACATTTACAGTGATGAAAGCCGGACCAGTAAACTGCTTACCGCACAACATTTGCGCCAGCAATTGAAAAAGGCACCCGGCCTGCCCAATTTCTGCCTGAGTGATTTTATCGCGCCCGCTTCTTCCGGCAAACAGGACTATATCGGCGCCTTTGCCGTCACGGCTGGTATTGGGATCGAAAAACATATCAAACGCTTCGAGGAAGATCACGATGACTATCACGCCATCCTGCTGAAAGCCCTGGCCGACCGATTGGCCGAATCATTAGCCGAAAGGCTACATGAACGCATCAGGAAAGAATATTGGGGGTATGCGGCAAATGAATCCCTGGATAATGATGCGTTGATCAAAGAAAAATACCAGGGTATTCGTCCGGCTCCCGGATATCCTGCCTGCCCGGAACATACCGAAAAAGAACTCCTCTGGCAATTACTGGACGTTGAAAACCGGACCGGTATTAAGCTCACGGAAAGTTTTGCCATGTATCCTGCGGCTTCGGTAAGCGGTTGGTATTTCTCCCACCCTGAATCCAAATATTTTGGGCTGGGGAAAATCGGTAAAGACCAGGTAGCGGATTATGCTGCCCGGAAAGGTATGACTTTGGAAGAGGCCGAACGCTGGATGGCGCCGGTGTTGAATTATTGA
- a CDS encoding DUF1566 domain-containing protein, whose protein sequence is MKKGLLLIVLFLGITLGLLAQSVPQGMNYQAVARDVNGKVLSNEAIQLKISLLADGPSGKTMYSEIHEVVTSQLGLFNVIIGEGMAGLGDFTEISWGSHEVWMDMALETDDEYISIATTRLLSVPYAFHAGTAGELTGGNGTEKAAGPYWKTNGNDGVLDKYQFLGTTDAKALVFRTNNQERMRLLPGGDLQMSGNNIKNLADPVDMQDAVTKGYLNASTAAFAAHLLADNDLDPTNEIELPAGGSNGQVLSTNGLGNYAWVEPDTGPQGPQGPQGPQGPQGVPGPQGATGPAGPIGATGPAGPIGPQGATGATGATGATGPQGPAGTDGADGASGPQGATGATGATGATGPQGPAGTDGADGAPGPQGATGATGATGATGPQGPAGNDGAPGPPGADGTTLPSGGTNGQVLSTDGNGTYSWVDNGSGSSTCNLAIGDTYAGGIIFYLDGSGCHGLVAKAADEPGYYQWATSYSDTYAYAAGIYGGAQNTKKIIYRMGTGNASAAEQCAGLSDGGFTDWYLPSKDELDMMYVNLHLNALGGFAGGYYWSSTEGGNYGNAWLQSFASGSQGNILKDSATRVRAVRAF, encoded by the coding sequence ATGAAAAAAGGACTTTTATTAATCGTACTGTTTTTAGGCATCACGCTGGGCCTTTTGGCCCAAAGCGTGCCACAAGGCATGAACTACCAGGCAGTAGCGCGGGATGTAAACGGAAAGGTATTGTCCAACGAGGCGATCCAATTAAAGATCAGCCTGTTGGCGGATGGTCCATCCGGAAAAACGATGTACAGTGAGATCCATGAAGTGGTGACCAGCCAGCTGGGGTTATTTAATGTGATCATCGGTGAAGGTATGGCCGGCTTGGGGGATTTTACTGAAATATCCTGGGGTAGCCATGAAGTGTGGATGGATATGGCGCTGGAAACAGATGATGAATACATCTCGATAGCGACAACGCGCCTGTTATCCGTACCCTACGCTTTCCACGCCGGCACGGCAGGGGAGTTGACTGGCGGTAATGGCACTGAAAAAGCAGCAGGCCCTTATTGGAAAACCAATGGCAATGATGGTGTTCTGGACAAATACCAGTTCCTGGGTACCACCGATGCCAAAGCATTGGTTTTCAGAACCAACAACCAGGAGCGCATGCGCTTACTGCCAGGCGGTGATCTTCAGATGAGCGGGAACAATATCAAAAACCTCGCGGATCCTGTGGATATGCAGGATGCTGTGACCAAAGGATATTTGAATGCCTCAACCGCTGCCTTTGCCGCGCATCTCCTGGCAGATAACGACCTTGATCCGACCAACGAAATCGAATTGCCAGCAGGAGGCTCTAATGGCCAGGTATTATCGACGAATGGCCTGGGTAATTATGCCTGGGTAGAACCTGATACCGGACCACAGGGACCACAGGGACCACAGGGACCACAGGGACCACAGGGCGTACCCGGCCCACAAGGCGCCACAGGACCTGCCGGACCAATAGGTGCTACAGGACCTGCCGGGCCAATAGGCCCCCAAGGCGCAACGGGAGCTACTGGGGCCACCGGAGCGACAGGTCCCCAAGGCCCGGCAGGAACTGATGGTGCTGATGGTGCATCAGGCCCCCAAGGCGCAACCGGAGCTACTGGGGCTACCGGAGCGACAGGTCCCCAAGGCCCGGCAGGAACTGATGGTGCTGATGGTGCACCAGGCCCCCAAGGCGCAACCGGAGCTACTGGGGCTACCGGAGCGACAGGTCCCCAAGGCCCGGCAGGAAATGATGGTGCACCAGGCCCTCCGGGAGCCGATGGCACCACGCTGCCTTCCGGCGGCACCAACGGACAGGTGCTTTCTACGGATGGCAACGGAACCTACAGCTGGGTAGATAATGGATCGGGGAGTAGTACCTGCAATTTAGCCATAGGGGATACCTATGCAGGAGGGATTATTTTTTACCTGGACGGAAGTGGCTGCCATGGCCTGGTGGCAAAGGCTGCGGATGAACCGGGATATTATCAATGGGCAACCTCATATAGCGATACTTATGCTTATGCGGCTGGAATCTATGGAGGTGCACAAAATACTAAAAAGATAATTTATAGAATGGGGACAGGAAATGCTTCTGCAGCTGAGCAGTGTGCAGGACTAAGTGACGGGGGATTTACAGATTGGTATTTACCTTCCAAGGATGAGTTGGATATGATGTATGTAAATCTTCATTTGAATGCGCTTGGTGGTTTTGCTGGCGGCTACTACTGGAGTTCTACGGAGGGCGGCAACTACGGCAACGCGTGGTTACAGAGCTTCGCCAGTGGCAGTCAGGGCAACATCCTTAAGGACAGCGCCACTCGTGTTCGGGCAGTCAGGGCTTTTTAA